In Cydia splendana chromosome 26, ilCydSple1.2, whole genome shotgun sequence, the following are encoded in one genomic region:
- the LOC134803154 gene encoding keratin, type I cytoskeletal 10-like isoform X2, which yields MWAGPPHDDGAGGIHFVDGQPVHDGNFGGSNFVHGGIDVADGNFGGSNIVHDGINVADGNFGGSNFVDGGVNVVEGDYGGVNVVEGGYGGGSAMRAFSGEVEAEAEAEEPAEAEEEPEEAE from the exons atgtggGCTGGACCTCCACATGATGACGGCGCCGGAGGCATTCACTTTGTGGACGGTCag CCAGTCCATGACGGCAATTTCGGTGGATCAAACTTCGTCCACGGAGGAATTGACGTAGCCGATGGCAATTTCGGTGGATCAAACATCGTACACGATGGAATAAATGTCGCAGATGGCAATTTTGGGGGATCAAATTTTGTAGATGGGGGGGTAAATGTGGTAGAAGGTGATTATGGTGGGGTAAATGTGGTAGAAG GTGGTTATGGAGGTGGATCAGCAATGAGGGCGTTTAGCGGGGAAGTGGAAGCGGAAGCGGAAGCGGAGGAACCGGCGGAAGCGGAGGAGGAGCCAGAAGAAGCCGAATAG
- the LOC134803154 gene encoding keratin, type I cytoskeletal 10-like isoform X1 has product MWAGPPHDDGAGGIHFVDGQPVHDGNFGGSNFVHGGIDVADGNFGGSNIVHDGINVADGNFGGSNFVDGGVNVVEGDYGGVNVVEGDYGGVNVVEGGYGGGSAMRAFSGEVEAEAEAEEPAEAEEEPEEAE; this is encoded by the exons atgtggGCTGGACCTCCACATGATGACGGCGCCGGAGGCATTCACTTTGTGGACGGTCag CCAGTCCATGACGGCAATTTCGGTGGATCAAACTTCGTCCACGGAGGAATTGACGTAGCCGATGGCAATTTCGGTGGATCAAACATCGTACACGATGGAATAAATGTCGCAGATGGCAATTTTGGGGGATCAAATTTTGTAGATGGGGGGGTAAATGTGGTAGAAGGTGATTATGGTGGGGTAAATGTGGTAGAAGGTGATTATGGTGGGGTAAATGTGGTAGAAGGTGGTTATGGAGGTGGATCAGCAATGAGGGCGTTTAGCGGGGAAGTGGAAGCGGAAGCGGAAGCGGAGGAACCGGCGGAAGCGGAGGAGGAGCCAGAAGAAGCCGAATAG